From Vigna unguiculata cultivar IT97K-499-35 chromosome 5, ASM411807v1, whole genome shotgun sequence, the proteins below share one genomic window:
- the LOC114184736 gene encoding uncharacterized protein LOC114184736 codes for MARQQKVLRRSPPVTCRERWRAGEVAGNATAACAAVCCCVPCSVMDVVVLAAYKVPAGLVRKAMHKRKRRLLQKKNEKNEALLDHRPDDFSGPTPGPWPSLDEDLSEDEAEETSKLEEEMWAQFNGTGFWRSDSQRLEQQQEQHHPTAEWHCQAQ; via the coding sequence ATGGCCCGCCAGCAGAAGGTCTTACGGCGCTCCCCGCCGGTCACGTGCCGGGAGCGCTGGCGCGCTGGCGAGGTCGCAGGAAATGCAACGGCGGCGTGCGCCGCCGTGTGCTGCTGTGTACCGTGCTCGGTGATGGACGTGGTTGTGCTCGCCGCCTACAAGGTCCCCGCCGGCCTCGTGAGGAAGGCCATGCACAAGAGGAAGCGACGCCTGCTGCAGAAGAAGAACGAGAAAAACGAGGCTCTCTTGGATCACAGGCCCGATGATTTTTCTGGGCCCACTCCCGGGCCCTGGCCCTCTCTGGACGAAGACCTCTCGGAAGACGAGGCGGAGGAGACCAGCAAGCTGGAAGAGGAGATGTGGGCCCAGTTCAACGGAACGGGCTTCTGGAGAAGCGATTCTCAGCGCCTCgaacaacaacaagaacaacACCACCCCACTGCTGAATGGCATTGCCAGGCCCAATGA